One Solanum pennellii chromosome 10, SPENNV200 genomic region harbors:
- the LOC107001896 gene encoding vascular-related unknown protein 1, with protein sequence MQMDNSSTCNSFSNYSAKNSNYDSQEESSWTFYFQDFMSNNNNSNEQNSLCSNELHINKNGGLDIYENSNNNNNTNKFVSKKRKMKGVAREVDDDLEDTASSPVNSPKVSYMNELCTNSQKGKSSASIFEGKGNNISGQQMMTSGLNNSTKENDSTQLKKKGLCLVPISMFTK encoded by the exons ATGCAAATGGATAATTCTTCCACATGTAATAGTTTTTCTAATTATAGTGCAAAAAATTCTAATTATGATTCCCAAGAAGAAAGTAGTTGgacattttattttcaagattttatgtcCAACAATAATAATTCCAATGAACAAAATTCATTGTGTTCTAATGAATTACACATTAATAAAAATGGTGGTTTAGATATTTATGAAAatagtaacaataataataatactaataaatttGTTTCCAAGAAGAGAAAGATGAAAGGAGTAGCAAGAGAAGTTGATGATGATCTTGAAGATACAGCAAGTTCACCTGTCAATAGCCCCAAG GTGTCTTATATGAATGAGTTGTGCACTAATAGTCAGAAGGGGAAAAGTTCTGCAAGTATTTTTGAG GgaaaaggaaataatatttCTGGCCAGCAAATGATGACTAGTGGATTGAATAATTCTACAAAGGAAAATGACTCTACACAATTGAAGAAAAAAGGATTATGCTTAGTACCTATCTCTATGTTCACAAAGTGA